From Nevskiales bacterium, one genomic window encodes:
- a CDS encoding TetR/AcrR family transcriptional regulator has translation MHGIRSRAPHPNPPPQRGEDVTGHASDTPSPSIGESLYSPLPLDRGGRGGGVVTRRYRGVSLEKRQESRRARLVEAGLSVIGTQGYHAATVRTICAEAGLTERYFYESFDNREALLTAVYEHCIQKLTDIILTAIRAVPSPAPDTLSRAGLTAFFEALQRDPRIGRILFIEILGVSETVDDLYRRTTLNFTQLVLQVSRPLYPGGRIPVQDEELVATGLVGAMIMIATRWILGGYDKPLAVVVQSSIDIFTAVNAQLIAKAQRSATESSP, from the coding sequence ATGCACGGTATTCGCTCGCGCGCCCCCCACCCCAACCCTCCCCCACAGCGGGGGGAGGATGTCACTGGTCATGCTTCTGATACCCCCTCCCCCTCGATCGGGGAGAGCTTGTATAGCCCCCTCCCCCTAGACAGGGGAGGGAGGGGTGGGGGCGTTGTTACGCGCCGCTATCGCGGCGTCAGCCTCGAAAAGCGCCAGGAAAGCCGCCGCGCCAGACTGGTCGAGGCCGGCCTGTCCGTGATCGGCACGCAGGGCTATCACGCCGCCACCGTGCGCACGATCTGTGCGGAGGCGGGCCTGACCGAGCGCTACTTCTACGAGTCCTTCGATAACCGCGAGGCCCTGCTCACGGCGGTGTATGAGCACTGCATCCAGAAGCTGACCGACATCATCCTGACGGCCATCCGCGCCGTGCCCAGCCCGGCCCCCGACACGCTGTCGCGCGCCGGCCTCACCGCCTTTTTCGAAGCGCTGCAGCGCGACCCGCGCATCGGCCGCATCCTGTTCATCGAGATCCTCGGCGTCAGCGAAACCGTGGACGACCTCTACCGGCGCACCACGCTGAACTTCACCCAGCTGGTGCTGCAGGTCTCGCGCCCGCTGTATCCCGGCGGCCGCATCCCGGTGCAGGACGAGGAGCTGGTCGCCACCGGCCTGGTCGGCGCCATGATCATGATCGCCACGCGCTGGATCCTCGGCGGCTACGACAAGCCGCTCGCGGTGGTCGTACAGAGCAGCATCGACATTTTCACCGCGGTGAATGCGCAGCTGATCGCCAAGGCGCAGCGCAGCGCGACCGAATCTTCCCCCTGA
- a CDS encoding alpha/beta fold hydrolase codes for MRRFLLITLVALAALFGGLTAFDYLAPEQAAEIGVGLERARNGLTEKQATVDGLNIAYLEGGAGEPLVLIHGFGADKDNFTRVAGHLTPHYRVIIPDLPGFGESSKPLDADYTIEKQAERVHAFLQTLGVQRAHFGGSSMGGAIISVHALKYPDATASLWLLGPAGLSKALDSELGKILRETGKNPLLAQTPEEFPAIMDFVMSRPPLFPHSLKRALGERAAADYPLHQRIFAQLNDPQQPRPTLDGYIKDIQAPALVVWGNEDRALNYQAAEIYKAEMPRAEVIIMDGIGHLPMIEAPRQAARDYLAFRAAIDKP; via the coding sequence ATGCGTCGTTTCCTGCTCATCACCCTCGTGGCGCTCGCCGCCCTGTTCGGCGGGCTGACCGCCTTCGACTACCTCGCGCCCGAGCAAGCCGCCGAGATCGGCGTCGGCCTGGAACGCGCGCGCAACGGGCTCACCGAAAAGCAGGCCACAGTGGACGGGCTCAACATCGCCTACCTGGAAGGCGGTGCGGGCGAGCCGCTGGTGCTGATCCATGGTTTCGGCGCGGACAAGGACAACTTCACCCGCGTGGCCGGCCACCTGACGCCGCATTACCGCGTGATCATTCCCGACCTGCCGGGCTTCGGCGAGAGCAGCAAGCCGCTGGATGCCGACTACACGATCGAAAAGCAGGCCGAGCGCGTGCACGCCTTCCTGCAGACGCTGGGCGTTCAGCGCGCGCACTTCGGCGGCAGTTCGATGGGCGGCGCGATCATCAGCGTCCACGCGCTGAAATACCCGGACGCCACCGCCAGCCTGTGGCTGCTGGGGCCGGCCGGCCTGTCCAAGGCGCTGGACTCCGAGCTGGGCAAGATCCTGCGCGAAACCGGCAAGAACCCGCTGCTGGCGCAAACGCCGGAGGAGTTCCCGGCCATCATGGATTTCGTCATGTCCAGGCCGCCGTTGTTCCCGCACTCGCTCAAGCGCGCGCTCGGCGAGCGCGCCGCCGCGGACTACCCGCTGCACCAGCGCATCTTCGCGCAGCTCAACGATCCCCAGCAGCCGCGACCGACGCTCGACGGCTATATCAAGGACATCCAGGCGCCGGCCCTGGTGGTCTGGGGCAACGAAGACCGTGCGCTCAACTACCAGGCGGCCGAGATCTACAAGGCCGAGATGCCCAGGGCCGAGGTCATCATCATGGACGGCATCGGCCACCTGCCGATGATCGAGGCGCCGCGCCAGGCAGCCCGGGATTACCTCGCGTTCCGCGCCGCGATCGACAAACCCTGA
- a CDS encoding DUF2442 domain-containing protein, whose translation MGAAASCRTDGGLGVMRTQPGTKKNPAAGLTPAIRPRMPWRVKAVEPLPGYRLRVRFLDGLEGVVEMERLIHSRRAGVFAVLSNKALFRQVCVTHGAVTWPGDLDLAPDAMYRAIKNKGFWAPA comes from the coding sequence ATGGGCGCAGCAGCATCGTGCCGAACCGATGGAGGACTGGGAGTTATGCGCACGCAACCAGGTACCAAAAAAAATCCAGCCGCTGGGCTGACGCCCGCGATCCGGCCGCGCATGCCTTGGCGGGTAAAGGCCGTTGAGCCGTTACCGGGTTACAGGTTGCGTGTGCGGTTTCTGGATGGCCTGGAAGGCGTCGTCGAGATGGAGCGCCTCATCCACTCCCGGCGCGCCGGCGTTTTCGCCGTTCTATCCAATAAGGCGTTATTCAGGCAGGTATGCGTGACGCATGGCGCAGTGACATGGCCCGGCGATCTGGATCTGGCCCCGGATGCGATGTACCGGGCCATCAAGAACAAGGGCTTCTGGGCGCCGGCCTGA
- a CDS encoding DUF4160 domain-containing protein gives MPTISSFYGILIQMFWNDHAPPHFHALYAEHEVLIDIRTLEVMEGGLPRRAMSLVLEWAQQHRAEPMEDWELCARNQVPKKIQPLG, from the coding sequence ATGCCGACCATCAGCAGCTTTTACGGAATATTGATCCAGATGTTCTGGAACGATCATGCGCCCCCGCATTTTCATGCCCTGTACGCTGAGCATGAGGTTTTGATCGATATTCGCACCCTGGAAGTCATGGAAGGTGGTTTGCCCCGCCGCGCAATGTCTCTTGTGCTGGAATGGGCGCAGCAGCATCGTGCCGAACCGATGGAGGACTGGGAGTTATGCGCACGCAACCAGGTACCAAAAAAAATCCAGCCGCTGGGCTGA
- a CDS encoding malate dehydrogenase has translation MKKPVRVTVTGAAGQISYSLVFRIAAGEMLGPDQPVILQLLEITPAMQALQGVVMEINDCAFPLVQGVVATDKLDEAFDGSDICLLVGARPRGPGMERKDLLSANGAIFGPQGKAINDRASRDVKVLVVGNPANTNALIAASNAPKLDRRQFHAMTRLDHNRAISQLAEKTGAHVNDIRKVVIWGNHSSTQYPDIRFATVKGKKATDLVDPAWYRDTYIPTVQQRGAAIIKARGASSAASAACAAMDHIRSWVKGTPEGDWTSMAVPSDGSYGIKPGVVYSYPVTCKNGDYQIVQGLEIDAFSREKMDATDAELREERAAVENLLGG, from the coding sequence ATGAAGAAGCCCGTCCGTGTCACCGTCACCGGCGCCGCCGGCCAGATTTCCTATTCGCTCGTGTTCCGCATCGCCGCCGGCGAGATGCTGGGCCCGGACCAGCCCGTCATCCTGCAGCTGCTGGAAATCACGCCCGCCATGCAGGCGCTGCAGGGCGTGGTGATGGAGATCAACGACTGCGCCTTCCCGCTGGTACAGGGCGTGGTCGCGACCGACAAGCTCGACGAGGCCTTCGACGGTTCGGACATCTGTCTTCTGGTCGGCGCGCGCCCGCGCGGCCCCGGCATGGAGCGCAAGGATCTGCTGTCGGCCAACGGCGCGATCTTCGGCCCGCAGGGCAAGGCCATCAACGACCGCGCGAGCCGCGACGTGAAGGTGCTGGTGGTCGGCAACCCGGCCAACACCAATGCCCTGATCGCCGCCAGCAACGCGCCCAAGCTCGACCGCCGCCAGTTCCACGCCATGACACGCCTGGACCACAACCGCGCCATCAGCCAGCTGGCCGAGAAGACCGGCGCGCACGTCAACGACATCCGGAAGGTCGTGATCTGGGGCAACCACAGCTCGACCCAGTACCCGGACATCCGCTTCGCCACCGTCAAGGGCAAGAAGGCCACCGACCTGGTGGACCCGGCCTGGTACCGCGATACCTACATCCCGACCGTGCAGCAACGCGGCGCCGCCATCATCAAGGCGCGCGGCGCAAGCTCGGCCGCCTCCGCCGCCTGCGCGGCGATGGACCACATCCGCAGCTGGGTGAAGGGCACGCCGGAGGGCGACTGGACCTCGATGGCCGTGCCGTCCGACGGCAGCTACGGCATCAAACCCGGCGTGGTGTACAGCTACCCCGTCACCTGCAAGAACGGCGATTACCAGATCGTGCAGGGCCTCGAGATCGACGCCTTCTCGCGCGAGAAGATGGACGCCACCGACGCCGAGCTGCGCGAGGAGCGCGCGGCGGTGGAGAACCTGCTCGGCGGCTGA